Part of the Prunus dulcis chromosome 8, ALMONDv2, whole genome shotgun sequence genome is shown below.
GGCTTGAGGAGCTTGTGGCATTAGAGCTAAGCTTTCATAAGTTTAgcaatttgagagagagaaaagcatGAACTTCttataaagagaaaaagttaaaaaaaaaaaatggaggaaaGGCAAATTAGAAAGGTTTCTATCTCAGGAGGGGAGAGAACAATGGAAGCAGAAGATGAGGTGTCTTGAGTAAATTTCCAGTTGATTGAAAAAACTTGGTCACTCTCTGGATCATGGTTTTTGCTGGGTAGAGGAAGCTCCCTTTAATAGGCACTTAGAACCCTAATTCTATCGATCATCCATTCCCActtttcctttgcttcttTCCATTCACcatttttggtgaaatttaTTTAACCAAAGTGCATGAGTCACAGGCTCTTTTGGGGTTCCAAGGTTCTTGTGTGGCTGGACCTCCCCGTGGGGGTGAGGTGCCACATGTTTTCTTCCTTGGTTTTCAAAACAGAGCTCACAGAGGAAAAGAGAATGGGTAGAGTCGTTTGTCCAATGGGTACTCCTCTTACACATATGGATTCCCTTTGGTTCCTGCCATGGCTTCTCCTTGACTATTTTGGAGTTTTGACAAGGGTGGAATACAATGCTAGATTTTTACAAGGCGCTGGGCTGGGCTTTGTTTACAGTATTGGGTTATTGGTATTCTATTTCCAGCGTCCAATGGGTTTTCGTCAAGCTACTGGAAATAgtctgtttgttttattttgggcATTTTACTGATGTGGGTTTGTCTAAGTGTTGCAGCAGACTACTAGATGTTCTCCTAAGGCATTGGATCACTTTCTTCCCTCTCTCATGCTAACCCATGTGTTTGGGCCCGAGGAATGGTCTTGAGTTTTAATGCTCTGAAGTGGCCTAAAACTTTCATTCCTTGAACCCTCAATGGGCCCTGTGAGTGCTTGTTCCCGTCCATGCCACAACCTTCTCAGCAAGCTCGGGGTAATTACGTGGCTTGGGCTCACTTAAGCCTGTAGCACGACTTGGCATTAGAATAACGGTTATTCACATGGCATTGCGTGTTTATCTAGCATGCTTGTGCTTGAGTTTTATCGTGCCGCAATAAGCTATGATCGGGCCAAGTAGCATGGGATAGGTTGGTAAGTGTAAATTTATAGATTCGGTGCGTTTTGGTCTTTTTTGCTTGGCAGGCGCGCATGTTTGCTTGGCGTGATGCGTGGTCCATGACTTGCACGGGtgcagtggcggatccaggattCTCGGGCCAAGGGGTCACAGTGTAAAAacttcgaaatttttttttaaaaaaacaacactagaaaaacagaaaaatagttCCCATCTAAATTTCAATTGTACATGACGAGtcctcttttaaaaactttgcattatagtttcataaattatttattttttaataattttaggcACTTTGGTTTATGTCTTATCTAAAAGagaatatcattttttttataaagaataaaattataatgtaTAGAGACTACaattatcttttaattttttttttaaatgaaacaaacccaacccccaactttgaaaaagaaaattataaataaaaaaacaaaaaacaatacctctcattttctttttcaaaataaaaaaataaaaaaaactacatataatataacatgTTTCTTCTTATTCACTTCCCCCACTTTAATATTtctaatattatatttttacaGTGTTggtaaacgaaccctaaaattataTGAGTACACATTATGATCTAAGTATActctaatatttaaataaaaatgtagaattaattaagtacaccctatttaactaccaaaataCCCCTGATACACTCTAATACACCACACCACCAAATTTGTCCAATTACATCCCATGGCTTTTTGCTCTGAAACTATGAATGCACTGGAGGTGCGCCATGGGAGGAATTGCTGCATTTAGCTCATAGTCGTAGCACCAACGACCTTAATTTAGACTATATAAGTGACTATCATGATCCCCACTGAGATCTGTCTAAGAGTTGGAAGGTTTCAGACTTCCAGCAATACTACTTGACATTGGATAACCAGAATAATGAGGATGGAAGTCTTTAGAGGAACCACAGTAGAAATCAACCATGAAAGATGGTGCTTATATCCAACAAAAGACAAAACCTCCTGATTACAACCCAACCAGTGGTGGATCTAGGATTCTCGATCTAAGTGGTCAAAAAGTAAAagtgttgaaatttttttaattaaaaaaaaaacactaaaaagGATAAAGATAGAACATTTATTTAATTCTCCAAAAATTAGAATATGAGTACGTATAcggaaattaaaataatatatttattaatttttataaattgctATTGTACTAATATATTAGTTAAATATGTCACTGGGTATAGACTAAAAggtttaattaaaaaacattTGGGCCAAACCTTTTAAAAAGATCTACAGGTTATTAATAAACATTTGGGCCAGACTTATACATGGCCCagacttttttaaaaaacctaGAACTAGTGAAACGGTGAGTTTAAACTAAAATGAGGCATAAGTTAGGCAAATCACCGACATCATCTTCTTCGCTGCCTCtgcaacccaaaaaaaattcaagtcGTGGTGCTACCAGATCCGAGCAGCTGCGTCTGGAAAAAGTTTAGAGAGCAGCGCAAGGCAAGCCCACAGGGGACTTTCATCGAGCACCTTGCACACAAGGGGTCTCTCAGCTAACGGCCAAGGGGTCGCTGGTGGAGTCCACGGCTAGATTTCATGCATTCCAAGGGGTCGTGTGACCCCTCTTGTCCCAACGTCCGTCCGCCACTGCACGGGTGCGTCCTGCAAATTCTCTTATGCCCCAATTGGGCTCATTTTGGGATCAATTATTTGTGCTGGGCCAAGAATAAACCAGGCCCAACCCTTggatttttgggcctcaacacccACAATATTACCTTTCTTTTCCCCAAACCTCTATAATCATAATCCTTTGTCTTTTCcctatcaaaagaaaaaacaacaacttCTCTTCCCATATCCACTATCTGATAAGTGTGATTCCAGAGAAAATATTCCTCTGACTTTCAACCTTTGTTAAAGAATAATATCATTTCCAAGGCTAGATGGTCTGGAAGTACCTCTTGGTGGTATGTGTTTGTGTTTACTTGTTGGTATTGGTGGGAGCGATTTCTTCCCACAAGAATATTCGATTGattgatttctcttttttcttcatcgcctctttctccctgcaaaatagatcaaataagaggaccacactCGGGGGGTGTTGGGCAAAAGCCCTCTgatgcctaaattagttcaattgaTTCGTAgagaaaacaatagctaattAGGGTACGAAAATATGTGTAAGGTGTAAActgggtggccggagccgtgtgtgagAGATAGAGAATTatggtggctagggtttgtgagAGGGAATTTCTGCAAAGTTTCAGATAGGATTTTAGACGTCCCGCAACACTTGTGCGTAgccatctatttataggggCCTCGGAGGCTAGAGTTTTAAAGGAATAATCCGCAAATGAAAGGAAGTATTTGACATAGGGTTTTGCTATAATTTGGCTCCCACAATATTtatggaaatggagaaatcaCTCTATTTTTAATGTTGAGGAGGCTGCACCCTTTTTAATCCAAGGCAAATTATCTTATTTGCTTTGTCTAAATGGAGTAGGGCTTCTTGTGGTGGTAATATAGCTAGAGAGAAAGTGCAAATTCTCTTGGCGTGGGATTTTCCTGGTACTAAAGGGTTTAAACTGAATGTGGATGAATCTTGTAAATCTGCATCTGGGAATATTGGTGTTGGGTGTTCTTTGGGACTGCTTTGGGGATTGGATTAAGGGATTTGTTGTGAATTTGGGGAAGGGCCAAATTCTTGAAGTTGGTTATGGTTCTATTTTTGGTCTTAAAATTGCTTTCAATAAAGGTGTTAATAGGCTCATCGTTGAAATGGACTCAGCTCTTGGTGTTCAACTTATCCAACAAAGTATCGCCTATTATTTCCATTCTCTTGCTGGTTTGCTGCAATACTGCTGTACTCTTTTAAGACAATTTGAGAACTATCATATTCAACATATCCCCAAGGAGAAGAATTACCTTGCTGTCTGTTTTGCAAGATGGAgttataatttgaatttgggcatttgattttttgaaaatgCCCCATTGTGGCTAGTGATGTGTAGGTTGATGACTTGCTAGGGCCTCTCATGGCTTGTCAGATCCCCTTGGATAAAGCTTAGTTGTTCTTTGGGGTTTATTCCCCCATATCATCGACACAGAAAAAACAAGATTATAAGGAATAAGGCAAAAAAGCGAAGAGGACATAACGTGAAGTAggaaggaggaaaaaaaaaaaaaaaacttcgaAGGTTAACTATCCCGTTTGGGtgttaaggtttttttttttttaaatttaaattttttaaaattattattttttaaaatttataatattttttatttatttaataaattaggAGTAAATTGGGCTTTTGTTTTTAGGATGATGTTTCAACTTTTAACTCTCTTGgattaaatttaaatgaggTGGCATATGGATAACAAAAGTTAAGCAGATCATGatagagaaaatgaaagcagaGGATCCAGATCCAAAGTGtaattctatatatatatatataaaacaaaaggcagagaatggtaaaacattcaaaatatcaaaaaatgtcattggttaatgcaaacattaagaattgaaatgattaattaaatgataataatatggtaaattcaaactttttcatattaaaaaaaaagttaatattaaaagaaaaatcggataatgaattttatttttatggaacataactacccattatcttttttaattctaaaataaatttacatttttttataaaaaagccTCTCGCAGGTGTAGAAGTGCGTGTCGAGAGACTAGTTATAtttaagggagattcactattatacctaATATATGgacccaaattataaaaatatcacatggattttagaaacacacccaaagtccatttacaatataacaaagaggcttttaacttcttttaaattacaaaactgtcatcgatttttttaaaacaaacctaACCCCAAAAgcttataaaaaaacccaaaattttcaataaggcatcaaagtaattgaataatcaaaattaaattaaatagagccagttattattttttgggagtttgtttatagaaattaaattgtgtAAAGTttattatctatatatataaagcaaaaggcagagaatggtgaaacattcaaaataccaaaaaatgccattggttaatgcaaacattacaaattaaaattattaattaaatgaggataatatggtaaattcaaaatttttcgtattaaaaaattaaaaaaaaaagaaaattcagataatggatcctatttttatggaacacaactatccattatcttttttaattctaaaataaatttaatttttttttaaaaagcctcttgcaggcgcggaagcgcgtgcagagaggctagtattttttatgctaagaatgggtatatgactaaatatcccTATATTTAATGCATGTGACAGTTTTTAATTCGATGTTTGTAGAGATTACAATAGGCCGGGAAGCACAAGATTACACCCAAATAAGCCCTATGCGCGagttaggtttttttttttttcttcctccttcctttctttttcctggTCTGAATGCGCGAGTTAGGTTAGGTTTTCATTCCTCTCTCTTACTCTCAGGTTCTCTCTTCTCCGGCCAAACCCACCccccccttctctctctcttctataCTTCGATCTCACTATCAGTCGATAAGCCACCGCGCCGACTCCAGCCCTGCACGCAGGtcagcttctctctctctctctctctctctctctctctctctctcttatctgttctttttttccccGTCGGTTCTTTGCTCCGCTAactctctctttgctctctcttCTTATCTCGATTTTTCTATGTTTCTCAGTCTCAGTTAATGATCGCCGACAAAATCTATTCCTCTCCTGCGATTTCTTCTGTGGGTTTCTCTCTCATATCAGTTAAAGGTGAGAGCATCATCTTCCTTTGAATTTAAGgtttattcaaaattaaacttatgtttttttcttttaaattaggCTTGTCGATTTGGTGGTTGAGGTTGATGTgatgatatattttttctgttaagggtttagggttgtCGAATTAGGGCTGCTACCAATTAGGTTATGTTGTGCTGTGATgattatttgaaattgacaaagaaattatgaaatgttGGTTTCATTAAACTAATTAGGGCTGCTACCAATTAGGTTCTTCTGTTAAATTATACTGTTGTGATTATTTGGTTGTCCTTGGTGGTTCTGTTTtgctaaattaatttttattttatgaaattaggTTATGTGAAACTACTAGGTTCTGTTTCTGCTGCTGCTATTCTGTTGTTATGCTGCTGTattaattatgtttatgtttctttttgtgaaATAGGTTATGTTGCATGCTAGGTCTGTTTTTATTGGttagtttctgtttttattaaaGGAGAGATGGACCAATTTGAACACTTGCCTTGTAGTAATGAAGCATGTTCTTCTTCCGCATccacatcatcaccatcacctaTTATACCAATTCCCCAACCTCGAGTCTAAACACCAACTCAGTCCCAACCTCAAGCCCAAACACCGCCTCAACTGGGTGGTCTTCCAAAATTACTTCCTTCCGGGACTAGATAATCATCCATAGAAAATTGGAATCAACAAAtggaaagaaattgaaaaatactACTTGTCAAATATTGTCCGTTGTTTTTCAAGAATAgacattttcaaatttcaatactaagatgaaatattttaatttaggcTTCAAAATCCCCAAAACTAGAGGCCCCAACATAGATTACTGGAAATTAGTGGAAAAAAAcagcaaataaaataaaaagcccTAATATTTGGATTAGGGTTTCAGAAACGCTTCAAAAAGGATAGAAAGCACAAAATTActgaaataaaaaagtaattaattttcaaaaccctaatttttgGATCAGAGATTTTGGATCTAACCTCTAAATTAGATGCAAGCCCACAGATGATTGGCTCCACCGCTCCATAGACTGATAGAATAAAATTCGAGAGAATAACGACGTTGGTACGATAGCCGAGTGGCGGAGAGAAGAAGGTCGAGCGttagagatagagagagtGACTGAGAGACTAACAGTCGATATAGAGTGATGGCGGTGGTGTGAGGCGTAGAACTAAGAGAGTGATGGCGGTGGTGCGAGACTGTCAGTCTCTCATTcgctctctctgtctctgatGCTTAATCTCTTTCTGTTTGCTGCTCGGCTGTTGTACCAACGTCGTCATTCGCTCTCGACTTTTTCTCTCTTAGTATCTGGAGCAGTGGAGCCAATCATCGGTCAAAATTTgataaatagtatttttcaattcctttttgtttgttgattcCAATTCTGTTCCAAACGCTGGAATGGAAATTTAAAATCGCGGATTATGGAGGTTGGAATCTTCTGGAGTGTTCTTGGTCAAATCATTTTCTGCCCACTTGATTGCTAATCCTTCCTCACCTATCTTCCCTCCTCCTTGTGTAATTGGGAAGGCTAAAGTACCCCACAAGGTAAAACTGTTATTtgattcaaagaaaaaatcctTGTTTATATTTCTCTCCTAGCTGGTGTATTTTGTGTAAATGTGCTAATGAAACATTGGATCGCTTATTTATGTCTTGCCCAATTGTCTCCTTTTTGTGGGAAAGACGTCAGGAGACTGGGATGATCTAGGGCAATTATAATTCTTGCTATGACTTTCTGGGGTCAGGGATGAATTTCTTTGGAGGAAGGAGGGGTGTAATTCTGGGCTATTGTTCCTGTGATGGCGCTGTTCTGTGTGGTGTGGGGAGAGAGGAATAGAAGAATTTTCGAGTATTTGGAGGGGGATGAGATCAAATCAGGTTTTGGACATCGCTATGGGCATCTACATCCTCTGAATTAAGGACACAAGCTTGAGTTTCATTCTATTAGATTGGAATGCTGCAATTGTGTAGCTTGTGGTTAGCTTAGCCTTTTGTTGTTTAGCTTCCTGCAGCCTCCTATATGTTAGCTTTCtgtggttttttgtttgtgttgtaGGCCTTTAGGCCCTGTGGCACCCTTAGCCACAATTCTTTTGCGTTCTTGTCTTTGGCAATAAATTAtcatttcttttcaaaagaTGGAAATTTAAAATCGTTCCATTCCAGGATAGTTAGGAAAGGGGATACAATTCCTATTTCTACTCTAGCATTCCGTCCAAACAAATGGGGCCAAGATgtttaagattttaaaaatgtaAGAGGAAGTGtgaaacaaattaaagaaGCACAGAATCGAAAATTAGCATCATGCCTCAGATTTTTGACTATATGTGCAAGAGTTTATTTCAACAAGAATACTCCTTTTCTTGTCTCTAGATAATGATTTAGCCTCAGATTTTCGGGTTTGAATGTAATTGTTGCGGTATTGTATCCATCTTGAAAATAAGTTTATGTTTTGCATAAATTTAGGTGATATACGGACAAGCTCAAGCAGAATACAGATTGTCAGATAATGGCTGTTCGGATTTCTACTAAACCGAATCTATGTGATGATGAGGACGagaaacctttagtttttaaaCGATCCAACGCAAAATCTAAACAAAATCAGTTAGATGGCCAGTTAAAACAGTTACCAGTACAGAATAAGTCTACCACAATTAAGGAGGAAAGTAATTCTATTGAACATCCTGCCGAAGAAAATAGTGATTCTGAAGATGCAAAACCGATAAAAGCCCGACTGGGGAAACCTTGTGAAGATTCGGATGATGATAAACCTTTATCATCAAGGATTACACCAAAGAAGGTGGGAACTTCAGGCAGTCAGCCTTATGATTCTAAAGAAAGGAAGCCTGTGGCTTCAAAAGTTCAGAAGAATTGTTCCAGCACAACAGATAAAGGCAAAACTTCTTATGTGATCTCTACTAAGAGGCCTCTAGATAAGGCCAATATTTCTGAGAAGTCCTCAGCTAAAAGGCCAAAAGTTTCAGATTCTTCTACATCTATAAAGAATATGCAGGTATCAGccaaaaaagaaccaaaggGAGAAGATGATGACGACTTCATTCCAATTTCCCAGAGGATTAAGAAAGCTACATCAGATAATAAATCACCTGTGACAAAGCAAAAGTTAACAAAAGTTGGCCCATCCTCGATCAAGAAAAAGATCAAGAAGGGCCAAAAAgcttctcaattttcaaagTATTCTAAGTCTACAACAGTTCCACCAAGCTCTAATGATGGGCAGAAAAAATGGACTAGTTTAGTGCACAATGGTGTCATTTTCCCACCTCCATACAAGCCTCATGGGGTTAAGATGCTTTATAGTGGGAAGCCAGTCACCTTGAGTCCTGAACAAGAGGaggtctctctctcactgATTTATATTTCCTGCTTCGTATATTCCACTATCTTAATGAATTAGTTTCTGAAAGTTTTGAAGTGCAGGTTGCAACAATGTATGCAGTGATGAAAGATACAGATTATGTGCagaaacaaacattcagaaaCAATTTCTGGAATGATTGGCATAAGTTGCTTGGGAAGAACCACATAATTCAGAAATTGGATGCTTGTGATTTTACCCCAATATATGACTGGTATcagaatgaaaaggaaaaaaagaaacagatgaGTACGGAAGTAAGTCGGTGGCTCTAATGTATACCCATTATCTAATGAATAAAGCTAACATTTTGAGTTAAattacaaaccaaaatatcGTTTTGTATTCGTTAAGTTGTTTTACTTCTTTGATTCATTTTTCTAcatttcttccccttttttttttttttttttttttttttttttggtaataagAAACAATGACAGACTTCACAACTCTATTCAGCTCAGTTTTAttattcaaaaatatatttctgtTTTGATAGGGACTATAAATGAGAACTATGTTCGAGACTCCGCATTTAGCATGGAGTTACAACTTTCAGTCTCTTCCTGAAGAGTTCCCAATAAGGATGCTGTGATGGCATTTTAAGAGGTCTTTTGGAGTAGGCATTGTCAGTTCTACGTAATGACTTATCAAAATATTGTCTCTTTATTGTGATATAGATTACCAAAGCATCTTTCAATAAACATTTAACCAGTTAAATATACGTAGAACTGACAATCCCTACTCCAAAAGAGACAATATTTTGATAAGTCATGATGAAATATGTTCTAAGTATCACCTGACCGTCCTGTGTATTATATCAATTGTCGTCCACAGGTTCCTATGTAATGGAAGTGGTTCATCTATTTAGGTCAAAATTGATACATCATTTCATGTTACCTACTCTGCAGAAGATTTTCCTTATGCCTCCTTGTTGCAAAATTTATAAGGCGTTTCTATTTAT
Proteins encoded:
- the LOC117636722 gene encoding DNA topoisomerase 1 alpha-like isoform X2, yielding MAVRISTKPNLCDDEDEKPLVFKRSNAKSKQNQLDGQLKQLPVQNKSTTIKEESNSIEHPAEENSDSEDAKPIKARLGKPCEDSDDDKPLSSRITPKKVGTSGSQPYDSKERKPVASKVQKNCSSTTDKGKTSYVISTKRPLDKANISEKSSAKRPKVSDSSTSIKNMQVSAKKEPKGEDDDDFIPISQRIKKATSDNKSPVTKQKLTKVGPSSIKKKIKKGQKASQFSKYSKSTTVPPSSNDGQKKWTSLVHNGVIFPPPYKPHGVKMLYSGKPVTLSPEQEEVATMYAVMKDTDYVQKQTFRNNFWNDWHKLLGKNHIIQKLDACDFTPIYDWYQNEKEKKKQMSTEEKKALKEDKLKEEEKYMWAVVDGVKEKDDDEADTVGCCTLKVENVKAIAPNSLEFNFLGKDSIRYENTVEVEIPVYKAIIQFQTGKRGCDDLFDRLDTSKLNAHLKELMPGLTAKVFRTYNASITLDNILNKETKEGDLSEKVVVYQHANKEVAIICNHQRTISKTHSAQMSRLLEKIGNLQSILKELKTDLDRAKKGRPPLKDADGKQKRNLTPEALEKKIAQTTVKIEKMELDMRTKEDLKTVALGTSKINYLDPRITVAWCKRHEVPIEKIFNKSLLAKFAWAMDVDPDFRF